A section of the Enterococcus saigonensis genome encodes:
- the bcrD gene encoding bacitracin resistance undecaprenyl-diphosphatase BcrD — protein MVLDFIEILKVIFLGIVEGITEWLPISSTGHMILADKFITLNMSEAFKEMFFVVIQLGAILAVVVMFWNKMFPFQLKDKSQPLVKKDTFSLWFKVAVACIPSGIMGILFDDYLDAYLQTPIVISIMLIFYGLLFILIENWNKKRTPTTMALSDISYKTAILIGAFQVLSLIPGTSRSGATIIGALLIGVSRVAAAEFTFFLAVPTMLGASAFKLLKFGFDFTSAELLALVLGMAVAFAVSVLVIKFLMNFIKKHDFKVFGWYRIVLGILVYLLYL, from the coding sequence ATGGTACTTGATTTTATAGAAATTTTAAAAGTTATTTTTCTTGGAATTGTTGAGGGTATTACTGAGTGGCTACCTATCAGCAGCACAGGACATATGATTCTTGCGGACAAATTTATCACACTTAATATGAGCGAAGCATTTAAAGAAATGTTTTTTGTTGTTATTCAACTTGGAGCTATACTCGCAGTGGTTGTAATGTTTTGGAACAAGATGTTTCCATTTCAGCTAAAGGATAAATCGCAGCCACTTGTTAAAAAGGATACTTTCTCGTTGTGGTTCAAGGTTGCAGTGGCTTGTATACCGTCAGGTATTATGGGGATTTTATTTGATGATTATTTGGATGCTTACCTCCAAACCCCCATTGTGATTTCAATCATGTTAATCTTTTATGGTTTGTTATTCATTCTCATAGAAAATTGGAATAAAAAGCGTACTCCTACTACTATGGCACTTTCTGACATCAGCTATAAAACAGCAATCTTGATAGGGGCATTTCAAGTGTTATCACTTATACCCGGCACATCACGGTCGGGAGCAACGATTATAGGTGCTTTACTCATAGGAGTTTCACGAGTGGCAGCAGCAGAGTTTACTTTTTTCCTCGCAGTACCTACTATGCTTGGAGCAAGTGCTTTTAAGCTGTTAAAATTCGGGTTTGATTTTACAAGTGCAGAACTGCTCGCTCTTGTTCTCGGTATGGCTGTGGCATTTGCGGTATCTGTCTTAGTAATTAAATTCCTAATGAACTTTATCAAAAAACATGATTTTAAGGTGTTTGGTTGGTATCGAATTGTGCTTGGTATCTTGGTATACTTGTTGTACTTATAA